The DNA sequence GTGCTGTTTCAACTGGATATGCAGTTTCGGAACAACAACACCGTTCGGGCACTCGACCGCACCAGCAACCAGGTCATCAACGGTGGCACCTGGCAGCTCGCCAGCGACAACCAGTCGATGGATGTCGACGTAACCGGTTTCAAAGGCAACTTCCCCATTGTTGAACTGAGTCGTTCCAAACTTATCCTCCGCCAGCGTGCGCCGGTGGACGGCAAGGATGCCGATATTAACCTGGAGTTCGAACCGACAATTTAGAATCCGGGCAAAGGAGTGTCGTACGAGTTTGGAGCGAATGGGTGACTGAGCAGCGACCGCGTAGTAACGACGTAGCCACTTGGTCACCCATTCGCTCCATCGTTGGCATCCGGTTCCGACAGTTGACTTAGCATCCAAATTGACTTAGTTTCGCAGGCAGGCTTACTCCTGCCGCCGATGGTCTGATCACGGAGTCGCTCGTTCATCCTTTCGCTCATTTACGCTTGAAAAATAACCCCCGTACTCTCACGGCCTGGTCATTCTACGACTGGGCAAATTCCGTACACTCGCTGGTTATCGTGTCCAGCATTTTCCCGGTCTATTTCTCCGCTACGGCGCTGAACGAAGCGGGTGGCCCGTTGCTTGATTTTCTAGGCTTCCCCATTAAAAATACGGTGCTCTTCTCCTACACCGTGTCGGCAGCGTTTCTGCTGACGGCCCTGCTCTCGCCCGTCTGCTCGGCCATTGCCGATTACAGCGGCCGCAAGAAGGCGTTTATGAAGGCGTTTTGTTACCTGGGCGCCACCTGCTGCGGCCTGTTGTATTTCTTCACCCGCGAAACGACGACGTTTGCCGTCATCTGTTTCGGGTTGAGCCTGGTGGGCTGGAGCGGCAGCATTGTCTTTTACAATTCCTACCTGCCCGACATCGCTACCGAAGATCAGTTCGACCGGGTCAGCGCGCGGGGCTTTTCGATGGGCTACATCGGCAGTGTGCTGCTCATGATCGTCAACCTGCTTATGATTTTGAAGCGGGACTGGTTCGGCAATATTTCCGAAGGGATGGCCTCGCGCATTGCCTTCCTGACGGTAGCCCTGTGGTGGGTTGGATTCGCCCAGATCCCTTTTAGCCGGTTGCCCAACGGCACCCGTAAAGACCGCACCGCCGGTGGGAACTACCTGCTCAATGGCTTCCGTGAATTGCGAAGCGTATTTGGCCAGCTCACCCACCAGCCGCTGATTCAGAAATTCCTGATCTCGTTCTTTGTTTATAACATGGGCGTGCAGACGGTGATGTACGTGGCCACCATCTTCGGCAGCGATGAGCTGAAGATGGATGGTCAGAACCTGATCATCCTCGTGCTGCTTCTTCAACTGGTAGCCATACCGGGGGCATACGGCTTTTCGTGGCTCTCGGCCCGGATTGGCAACACCTACGCGCTGATGGTGGCAGTCGTTATCTGGATCGGGATATGCGTAGGCGCCTACCTGGTGCAGACCCAGGGGCAGTTCTTTGCACTGGCCGCCGTTGTGGGACTGGTCATGGGCGGCATTCAGTCCCTGTCCCGATCGACCTACTCCAAACTGGTACCGGCTACGACTGATACCGCATCGTACTTCAGTTTTTACGACGTAACCGAGAAATTATCCATTGTCCTCGGCACGCTCCTATACGGTCTGATTGAGCAGGTTACGGGCAGTATGCGCAATTCGGTACTGGGTTTGCTCGTCCTGTTCATCATTGGCCTACTGCTGCTTTGGCGCATTCCGTCACAAAAAATCTACCGTGTCCGCTTGGAAACGGAGGAAGTTTCTTAAATTTGTGTCCCCGAAGGCCGCTGACGAGGTTATTTCTCCCGAAATCCGCTCGTCAGCATCATCCCGACCACACACGTCGGATCGGGTACTCAGGAGGTTAGCTCAGTTGGTTCAGAGCGCTGCTTTGACAGAGCAGAGGTCAGCGGTTCGAGCCCGCTACTTCCTACTACAGTTACAATGTCAAAAAGCAAAAGCCCCGCACATCAGCACGATGTACGGGGCTTTTGCTTTTTTCGTTTACCGGATGCTTCCCGTTCTATGCCCCGGTCACCCAGCAGCCCAGCGTCGGCAGTGGGTTTTTCAGAATGATGGATTTACCGGAATCTCCCCCGTTTCTAAGCGAAGTTCCTTATTTTTGACTGGACCCGTCCCTGGTCCGGGTTCGTTCATTCACCGCACACATCCAGGTCATTCGCATGAAACGAAGCTGGCAGTACCGCATCCGGAAACTACACCGGTACATGGGGCTATTTATCGGGGTACAGTTTCTGTTCTGGACGGCGGGCGGGCTGTACTTCAGCTGGTCCAACCTCGACACTATCCACGGTGACCACCTGAAGCGGCCGGTCGCTGCGTTGTCTGCTTCCCTCTCACTGGTCTCTCCAACGGTTTCGCTGAAGGCGCTGCAGCAACGCGGAATAGACTCAGTAGCAAGCGTTCAGCTGATCGAACTGAACGGTCACCCAGTTTATCAGATCACTTACCCAATGCAGCACGGAGCACACACGCGACTGCACACGCAACTGGCCGATGCCCGCACGGGCGCCCTTCGCCCGGCGCTCAGCCAGAACGAAGCGACTGCGCTAGCCAGGCAACGGTTTGCGGGGGTGCCGACAATCGATCGGGTCGAGTACCTGACCCACACGAACGGCCATCACGAGTACCGGGAAAAGCCCCTCCCCGCTTATGCAGTGACATTCCGGCAGCCAGTCCACGCCACGGTATACGTAGCGGCCGAACTGGGTACCGTCCAAAGTGTCCGTACCGATCCCTGGCGCCTATTCGACTTCCTCTGGATGCTGCACACGATGGACTACGAAGGCCGCGACGATATCAACAACGACCTGCTCCGCGCCTTTTCTATTCTGGGCCTGCTGACTATCCTCTCCGGGTTTGCGCTCTACGCTGTCTCGTCCCCGCAGATTCGGTATACGACCGGACGAAGGAAACGCGTGGCTTCCGCGGACGTGTGAAGAACAAGTCGGGTAAAATTCCGAAAGGCAGTACTTCCTCCCGTGAGCAGGGTCTTTTGCCCTACCCACTACCCATGAACAGAAGACAGTTTGTAACGGTTGGTACGGCCGCATTGGGCCTGGTTCCCTGGCTGGGCTTTACCCGGGTACCCCCGTCCGTGCCAGTCCTGCCCGCCTGGCTGGTCGACTGGATCGCCATCAACGACCGGCATCTGGCTAACTACAGTCCGCTACGCGTAACCGATACCGGCAACCGGTTCGTGGGTGGCTACCGGAACGATGCCGATATACCGAATCCGCAGACAACGAGTGGCTTTCTGATGCTGGCCAGCCTCCTTTTTTCACGGCCCGAATCGATCCACTACCGGTCGGCCAGCCTGGTCGATGCCATCGAAGCCGCTGCCCGTTCGATCCTCGCCATGCAGCATACCGACGGCACCATCGATCTGCCGGAAACCAACTTCCACTCGACACCCGATACGGCCTTTGTGCTGGAAAATATCATTCCCGCTTATTCGTTTCTGACCGCATCAACGGCAAGCGACACGGAGCCCGCACGACGGCTGCTACGCACGTTTCTGACCCGGGCGGGCGAAGCCCTCGTGGTGGGCGGTATCCACACACCCAACCACCGCTGGGTGGTATCGGCGGCATTGACCCGGCTGAACGCACTGTTTCCCGATCGTCGGTATACACAGCGTATTGAGCAGTGGCTCGCCGAACACATCGATATCGACCCGGACGGGCAGTTCAATGAGAAAAGTACCAACAGTTACTCGCCCATCGTGGACCGGTCGCTGATCATTATGGCACGGGGGCTGAACAAACCCGACCTGCTGGAGCCTGTCCGCCGGAATCTGCTCATGACGCTCTACTACGTCCACCCCAATGGCGAGGTCGTTACGGAGGCTTCCAACCGGCAGGATAAAGGCACGATTGGCACCATGATCCGCTACTACTACGTGTACCGGTACATGGCGCTGCACGACAAAAACGGCACCATGGCCGCCTTATGCCGGCTCATCGAGCAAACCTGCTCCCGGGAGCAACTGGCGGGGTTCCTGCCGTATTTCCTGGAAGACCCAACGCTCTGGTCCGACCTGCCCCCAGCCAACCCCTCCCGACAAGCTACGCCAACGCGTTTCCGCATTCGGGCGTCGTCCGCATCCGGCGGGGGAACTGGGACGCGACAATTCTGGCGAACAACGCGGGCTGGCTAACCGTTCACAAGGGCCAGGCGGTGCTGCAGGCGGTACGCCTGGCCAGTGCGTTCTTCGGGAAAGGCCAGTTTCAGTCGGAGACGGTAACCCAACAGGGTGATGCCTGGGTGCTGACCCGTTCGCTGGATGGGCCCTACTACCAGCCCATCGCCCCCGATCGGATTGCCCCCGACGGTGATTGGGACAAAATGCCCAGAACCGACCGCCCCCAGTCGGAAGTGCAGCACCTCCGTACGACGGTAAGCATCCGGGAAGCGGAAAACGGCCTGCAAATCGACATCGACAGCCAGGGTACCGACGGAGTTCCGGTGGCGGTGGAGCTGATTTTTAGGCCGGGGGGTACGCTGGCCGGCGTACGTCCGCACGCTACGAAACCCAACGCCTGGCTCCTGGCGGGCGATACCGGCTCGTATACGCTCAACGGCGACACCCTTCGGTTCGGGCCGGGGCGCGCCGACCATACCGGCGTTCAGCTGCGGGGTGGCCTGCCCCCACTGGATGCCCCGTCGGTTTACCTGACGGGCTACACCCCTTTCACCCACCGGCTTTTCTTACGGTAGTCCGCCGGGGAAATGTGCTTTAGTGGGTATGTGTACCATTTTCCCGTATTGACCGGTCCATACGCCATTACCCTG is a window from the Spirosoma rigui genome containing:
- a CDS encoding MFS transporter, with protein sequence MKNNPRTLTAWSFYDWANSVHSLVIVSSIFPVYFSATALNEAGGPLLDFLGFPIKNTVLFSYTVSAAFLLTALLSPVCSAIADYSGRKKAFMKAFCYLGATCCGLLYFFTRETTTFAVICFGLSLVGWSGSIVFYNSYLPDIATEDQFDRVSARGFSMGYIGSVLLMIVNLLMILKRDWFGNISEGMASRIAFLTVALWWVGFAQIPFSRLPNGTRKDRTAGGNYLLNGFRELRSVFGQLTHQPLIQKFLISFFVYNMGVQTVMYVATIFGSDELKMDGQNLIILVLLLQLVAIPGAYGFSWLSARIGNTYALMVAVVIWIGICVGAYLVQTQGQFFALAAVVGLVMGGIQSLSRSTYSKLVPATTDTASYFSFYDVTEKLSIVLGTLLYGLIEQVTGSMRNSVLGLLVLFIIGLLLLWRIPSQKIYRVRLETEEVS